TTTACTTTATTGGGCGCGCTAAAAATTGCTTGATACATCATAATCATGACGCATTTATTTCATAGATTGGCGGAAGTGCCTAAAACAAAATACTTGCGTAGTCACGCAGATAGCTTTGATAACCTGGATACGCTTGCTTGAAAGGATGCCGCAGATTCCAACATTGCACAAACAATGCAACCAACCGCCATAGCTCCTCCACACACCGCGAAATGCGCCGCGTCCGTCGGCCTAAGCAAGTGAGATTCTCCGCAACTCGGCGAGACTTGCTTTAACTGAATAGGTCTGCGACTTGCCCGGCGCGACTAGAGACAGTCGCCACGGTAGTCCAAGGCGGCATACCCACTGAAGCCGTTGGTGCGATATGAAAATGCCATAAGCGCTTGATCCACAGCATTATCATTTTTAGATGTCTCTGGCATTCCGTTGCTAATTATGTTGTGCCGCTGGTATTCAATAAGTGTATGGATTATATAATATACTGATATATCTGCGATAATATTTCATGTGCCTATTTATGCTGCAGCTAAAAGAACGGCTCAATATCTGACGCATAAATATATTAATAATGCCCTTGATATAATTCGGCGTTGATAAATACTAAAACATCATACCCCAATTTTATCTTTTTGCCCTTTGCCCTCTGTTTGAATGTGATATAATAACTGTATGTTCGCGGAGGAAATTCTTTCAGAACTCACAATTTCATTTATCCAGATTATTTTTTGTATAGGTATGGCCTTATTATCTGTTTATCTGACTAAAAAGAATAATAAATTGACATTGTGGCCGCTCATTCCGCTAGTCATTGTTTCCTTGTTGCTATTTTATTTGAGGGGGACACTAGCTGACTTTTATTACATTATTTTAGGTGGTTAGGTATGAAGAGTATCAAAAAAATCTACGCGGATATAGATGACGATCTTGGGTATGCGCTTTTAGAATTGTCCTCTAACTACAATTACGAGGGAATAGGCTACTATATTGATAAAGAACCGAAGAAATACATATCGAATAGATTGCAATCTTGTAATTTAAAGCTGGAGCATATTGATAACTTGAAAAAGATAAAACTAGATGAATGCTTATTTGTTTATTCAAGCAACCAACCATATGGTTTTTTCAGAGGAATAAATATATGTAAGAGATCGGCAGTAGTTTTCACCACGCCGATATTTACGCTGTTTGACCAGGATTTAGATAAGTTAACAAATAGAATAACAAAAGAAGAGTGTGATTTGATTAAAAAATCTGAAGAGATAGGTTATGGCATAATCTTTATAAAAAGCAATCCTATTTATGGATTGTTTAATACATTTCTTCTCCAACTCTTTAATGAGATAATCAATGATGACATAGATTTATACTCAATATATGATTTCCCGGCGCACTTTGCGGTTGTTGCAAGGGATTCAGCTCGTATCATATATCATATCCTAGACACTGTATTTACAGATCAAAACAAACTTTTAATTATACAAAAAGGATGTGAGAAGATAGACCCGAGTTATATTATCAAAATAATCGGCAAAGTAGTTGGGATTGAAAACGATCGCGTAAATTTCAAGGATTATAGAGAAATGAGATGGCATATTTTCAAGCAGATCAGGCGAATATATTTTTATTATGATAAGCTGAGAATTTTTTCGTCCAAGATAGAATGCCTCCCTTGCTTTGGATATACATCTTGTAATTCAATTAATGATTCAGATGAGTGTATATTGACATCAATATATAATGACCCTACACCATTTGCAATTTTCATGAAAGAATTCCATGAAAATTTTATTAATATCACTGCGGATGATGTATAGATAGCATGATTTAGATTTATTTATTTTATTTTAATATACTTAATGCATCAATATACATTTCTCGCGATTATCATTTGCTATTAATAGAATCTAGAATTGCTTGCGCGGATTCCTGTATATCTCTAGCCAAGACATTGTCCTCATCTACCATGACTATATCCATTTTTATTAGTGCATTTATATACATATCATATCTCATATAATAATCAACACCCGTTCTATCTGATTTATCTATCTTATCGCTCATAAGATACGACTGTTGCCATGTTGAATCAATCCATCTGGTTTGGAGTGTGTAAGCCAGAGTATCAAGATACTCATGAGCTTGACTAGCGAAGAGAAGAGATGTAATGACGCTGATTACGCTGATTGTTTGTCTGATCATAGGCTACCTCCCATGTCTTCTTAGATACATCCATGCTAAAAGGCAGCCTTTGTCCTTGAAACAGGCGTCACAGGATGGTAATATTAACTTCACAACATGATCAGGAAGAGCATAGATCAATACATACAAGATGCTCTAGATGGAGGAAAGAATTTATCCTCTGCTGAAAAAAGAGATCGCATAGTACACGCTTTTTGTAAATACTACACAGAATCTGCAATAGCAACTGATGTTCATAGTCGTTTAGCTTCAATGTTGGAGGAAAAGAAAAAGGGAAGGTTCACTGAAATAGAAATTAAAACTCTCAAGGAGAATTATGATGATCTTCTTGACCTGATCAGTTCAAGGTATATCATATCTTTGAAAAGTACGAATAGCACCAAAGAGATATGGAGCGCTAAGTCTCAAATGGTTTTAGAGTACTGTGCATTAATCATTTCGAGGTCAATCATAAATCAAGATGATGAAGATTCGGACGCTGGTAAATTTATGCATAACATCATAAACATCGTTAAAAATATCATAAAGATGTATCATGACGCAAAGGGCATAAGAAATATATCTGGAAGGAATAAGTCGGTCAATATAAAGGTCATGGAAAATGTAGTTATTCCTCTTCCTCCGCAAATCATGTATAAGATAATGGAACTACCAACGTTATTAAGGTTACAAGAAGATGAGTGAATTAAAGAGATACAACCTGCCTTTAAATATAATAACCGGCTTAAGAATAAACACAATATATGGAGATACTTTATATCATCATCCGGCGATAGAAATGAAAGAGGATAAGATATTGCTACCACCATCCTCAAGAGCGAAGACGTTATATGTAAAACCAAGCCCATCTAAAATGATTTATCCTGTTCATATACATATGTTAGTTGATAATTATCAACCACAATCGAATATTATCGTTTGTTTTATTCACGCACATCTCTTAACAACAGATGTAAGAATTACACCTATTATCGAATCATGTTCCTTTAAGGACTACGAAAATGCACCTAATTCATCAGAGGTTTATCTGCACTCCCTTGAATATGTCGTGGATAAAATAGAAACAAGGAATTATTATCTTTTAAATTTTAAAAAAATCAATGCCAGCGGTAATCTTAAACATAGAAGTATAAAAAATGGAGGACATACGATTAGAGATTTGCAAATCGATCATGAGTTGAAAAATAAGCTGAGGAGGCTTAGAATAAAGACATTGAAACAGCTGGAAAATTTGATGAGGAGATATGATGAGAAGAAAATGGTAGAAATGAGCCGTGTTATCCTGACCAAGGATGATATACATAGCTTAAAGATGGCATTAGATTTATTGAAGAACACAGAATAATGTGTGTATAATATAAGGTATGATGTGTGAAAAATGTAATGATTTGGGTGTATATATTTCAGGTGATGTCCTTAAGTACTGCGATAAATGTGCCCAGGGTAAAAGTAGAATAATCGAGCATGTAAAGAAATTTTCAAGTTGGTTTGATGAAGATAATTTGCCAAATTTAGAAAATTTTAGAACAGTAGTCGATGAAAAGAATTATCAGTCGCTTGAACTGGCTAAGAAAGTATGCAAGGCTTTTGCTCAGAGATGCGTAGATAAAAAAAAGAAGATGTGGGTATGTTTACTAGGACCACCGGGGTGCGGAAAAACACATCTAGCTCTTTCTACATTCGGCTTGTTAATTAATAAAATGACGGTTGTTTATTATATGAAATCATACGACTTGGAAGAAAAGATAAAATCTGCGATCGGTGATGAGAAATACACGGTTGAAAGCATTATCCAGACATATTCAAACGTACCTGTTCTCATCCTAGATGATTTAGGTACTGAAACAAATACAGAATGGAATAGAAAAGTATTCCATTCCATTATCGATTATAGATATGAAAGAAGACTTTTCACCATGATTACCTCTAATTACAACCTTTCTGATTTTGAGCCTAGAATTTCTTCACGCTTATCTGATCGCGCTTTATGTGTAGAAGTTCAAATGCCTGGTGTAGATTACAGACGATCTATGGATCGCGGGTCTACGATATTGATATAAATAAACTAACAACACATTTCCATTGAATAATTATTAAACACCTACTGTGGTGTGCGATATTTTTTTGTAATAACTATCAACTAGCGTGATTATTTCAAATGCGACGAGTCTTATAAAAATATATAAAGTAACATCAATATGTAATAAAAGACGTGATTAATCCTCATTATACAGACCGTTCGCCAAACACACTAAATGGTCACCTAGTAAATACCACTATCCAGCAAAAAATAACTCGTGTAAACTTTTATGAATTAAGAATAGCAGTTGTTTCAGCATGCTATTTAAAGCTACTGAGATGGTATTCCTTGAGATCATCTTTTGTGATGAGTAACTCCAAGTCTTCTCTGTAAAATAAGTGTGACGAAGAGCAATCTTCAGTCCAATTAGGCCGATAGCTCATGATGCTTGATGTAATTTACGGAGGATATGCGAAAATATTTATATATTTACACTATCATAATACATAAATTTATTCGTGCCATCTAATTCATCGAATGTAGATTGCAACAAGTATTATTTTGCCATTTTGTTATTTTCATGCAAATCAGGTTGTAACTTAACTTAAGCTATGTGCAAACTTAATTGTCTACCTAGGTGTTGACTATATAGTTTTAATTTTATATCATCTCAGTTTAGAAACTATAATGTAGTAAATTATAAAATAATTGATATATAATATAAAAATTAATACCAAATTTTTGTTTGGTGTTTAATTTATATATTATGTTTGATAAGTATTAATATATCCACAGATATCATTGTTTAAAATACTCGGCTTGCATACTCTCAGGTCAAATTTATCTACTACATGGTCAGGAATTGGTAAACGTTCTAATAGACGAGGTTCGACTTTAATAGCGCCTCCTCCATAAGATTTTCCAACCAAGGACAAATTAGCTAATGTATCAGGATGATTCAAGGCCGAGCAGAGACGTTCTATTAATTCATCATCTCTCACGAAAGGATATAAACACAGAAAACACGATAATGGTACTATGCCGGCATTGTTTTTAATAAAGCGGCATCTGCGTCGGCCTAAATAAGCGAAGAGAATCGGTGGAGGATCTCGCCTTTCCATTTTATACCATGGCTTCCTTTGCGCAATCAACGGGCGATTAGGTAGGCCTTTTAACTCACCTTCATTTAAATAATTTACCAATGCTGCAGGCAATTGATCCATGCAAATATCTCCTAGAGAGAGCAACCAAGTAGGACGCCCTTGTTCTTCCAAAGTTGATAATAACTCCTCATCTATTTCTTCACCCGGCACATCTCTTGTCCTGCCGATTGATCTAACAAAGTATTCTTGTGATAAGCCAAGGCTATACATCCGATCTAGTGTCATAAAGAAGAAATCATTTGCGCCAGTTGCAATACCGCGTCTGACTTGGGCGAAATCAGCTAAGACATAGTATGTCGAACCTCCTCGTGACAAATGTGGAAAACGAGAAAGTCCTGTTTTTATCCCCTCCTCTGTTTTACGACGTACCGAGTAAAGCTCAGATGAATCGCTTTCGCTAAATCCTGATAATACCCATCTCTTCAAGATATCATATCTAACTGTTTTGCACCTAGCCCAAATGAAATCATTTTTAGGCGGAGAATGTCGAATAAATAATATTATCGGATTAATATCCGTATGTGGAAAAGGAGAAGAGGCGGCATCAAAAGTCAAGACGGCTTCGATGGCAAAATTAGAAGCGATCCATTGCCACAGTACCTCCGCAAATCTTCCCTCACATATATCAGAAGGGACGATAAATGAAAGTCGTCCGTCTTCTGCAAGCAAGGTGAGAGATCGAATTAAAAAATGAACATGTAAACCAGCTCTCCCATCAATAGGTTTGCCGATAATGCGCTCGCTCTGACGGCGTATCTCCTTTTTTTTATCCTTGTCAATTCGGTGATGCCTAACATATGGAGGGTTGGCGATAATGGCTGAGAACTTAGTCTGGGGGGGGGATAGGATGAAATCCCCTATACTGACATCATGTAAGTCTTGAGAATCAAGACCTGATGCAATTGCTTTTTTTAACGCCAGCTCATCTATTTCCATACCCACAAGATTTATTTTAAATCTATCCCTTTCCGCAATCTTTTTAGCCACTCTAAAAAAAACACCTTCTCCAACGGCCGGATCGAAGACCGTGGATGATTGATCAGCTAAAACATATTCAGCCATGATCTCGGCGATTGGCTGCGGTGTCCAAACTTGCCCATATTTCCTGACACCAATCAGATCTTTATTTCTTCCGAACATATTATTAGCAGGCATGTTATTTATTATATCAAAACACCCCGCTCCTATTTAACCTTAAGCCAAATCGTGTGTATTTTTCTAGTATCTCCATACAGCATTTTTAGCGTTATAATGTGATTTGTTATTTAAAGAATTAAGATATTCGCTATTGACATTGAAAATACCACATGACGATAGATTGACCGAATCAATAAGTAAGACATAGAGAGGTATATGATAAATTAATACTTCCCACGCACGATTTGATCGAAGTTCTGAGCATGTCATCCATTCAAAAAATACACAACAGTTGCTCATTAGTTCTATCAAAGCATCGTCGTCTTTACAAGATTGTACCTTATCGTACATACTAATAATCTGCGTAATTCCTTACGTAGTTATATCTTAAATCACGAGCATGCAAAAGTTTCATAGCAATTTTTAAACTTAACATGCGCTAGTTAAAACAGGTCTTCAAAACTAAACTCCTCTCGATTAAAATGTTTTACAGCATGAAGTTTAGCATAATTCATGCAATAATTATCTAACTAATATTGATGCATTTTCTTAACCGATTGCCAAAAAGACTACATTGTTTTAATCATCCTTGCTAAAGCCAGTATATTTGCCATGTTTTTACCTATAACAGGCGATGAAATTATTAAATTATTATTTATCCTTTAGTTTTATGGTCACTATATGTGGCAATCATAGCAAGTACTTGTAAAACCCGTCTCATGTCATGTGCATGTCTATGCCAAGATAGAATTGCAGCGCATTTTGCAGCATATACGCCCTCCTTTGTCGCGAAATCTTCCGATAAATCTGTCGCTGACCTCTTATTTCTTTTTCATCGGCACTGTAAGTATTATAGTTATCCTATAAGATAACTGTATAATTACAACGGTCATGCGATGATATAGATTGCGT
This sequence is a window from Candidatus Methylacidiphilales bacterium. Protein-coding genes within it:
- a CDS encoding ATP-binding protein, producing the protein MMCEKCNDLGVYISGDVLKYCDKCAQGKSRIIEHVKKFSSWFDEDNLPNLENFRTVVDEKNYQSLELAKKVCKAFAQRCVDKKKKMWVCLLGPPGCGKTHLALSTFGLLINKMTVVYYMKSYDLEEKIKSAIGDEKYTVESIIQTYSNVPVLILDDLGTETNTEWNRKVFHSIIDYRYERRLFTMITSNYNLSDFEPRISSRLSDRALCVEVQMPGVDYRRSMDRGSTILI
- a CDS encoding N-6 DNA methylase, producing MPANNMFGRNKDLIGVRKYGQVWTPQPIAEIMAEYVLADQSSTVFDPAVGEGVFFRVAKKIAERDRFKINLVGMEIDELALKKAIASGLDSQDLHDVSIGDFILSPPQTKFSAIIANPPYVRHHRIDKDKKKEIRRQSERIIGKPIDGRAGLHVHFLIRSLTLLAEDGRLSFIVPSDICEGRFAEVLWQWIASNFAIEAVLTFDAASSPFPHTDINPIILFIRHSPPKNDFIWARCKTVRYDILKRWVLSGFSESDSSELYSVRRKTEEGIKTGLSRFPHLSRGGSTYYVLADFAQVRRGIATGANDFFFMTLDRMYSLGLSQEYFVRSIGRTRDVPGEEIDEELLSTLEEQGRPTWLLSLGDICMDQLPAALVNYLNEGELKGLPNRPLIAQRKPWYKMERRDPPPILFAYLGRRRCRFIKNNAGIVPLSCFLCLYPFVRDDELIERLCSALNHPDTLANLSLVGKSYGGGAIKVEPRLLERLPIPDHVVDKFDLRVCKPSILNNDICGYINTYQT